Proteins from a single region of Lysinibacillus sp. JNUCC-52:
- a CDS encoding ABC transporter ATP-binding protein: protein MKVSQIELSYDQKKNHLDGVTTTIEKGKITTIIGPNGCGKSTLLSVISRNNMPQKGSVTLEQKDIMTYKAKEFAKKLAIVYQQNIVPQDITIEKLVAYGRVPHQQMMKKNVEEDEAAVNWALGATNLTQKRTSKLDALSGGERQRVWIAMALAQKSSILCLDEPTTYLDIFYQIELMELVKKLNKENSLTIVMVLHDINQAIKYSDHIILMKDGKILYEGTPIETVTAERMKEVYGVEVIIQKHESVGTYMMPVRI from the coding sequence TTGAAAGTATCTCAAATCGAACTATCTTATGATCAGAAGAAAAATCATTTAGATGGAGTTACAACAACAATTGAAAAAGGAAAAATTACCACGATTATTGGCCCGAATGGTTGTGGGAAATCCACATTACTAAGTGTTATCTCCCGTAATAATATGCCACAAAAAGGATCAGTAACGTTAGAACAGAAAGATATTATGACGTACAAGGCAAAGGAATTTGCGAAAAAACTAGCGATTGTTTATCAACAAAACATCGTGCCGCAAGATATTACAATTGAAAAACTAGTTGCTTATGGACGTGTACCTCATCAACAAATGATGAAAAAAAATGTGGAAGAGGATGAGGCGGCAGTAAATTGGGCATTGGGAGCAACCAATTTAACACAAAAACGTACGAGTAAATTGGATGCCTTGTCAGGTGGTGAACGTCAGCGTGTTTGGATTGCAATGGCACTTGCTCAAAAATCATCCATTCTATGTTTAGATGAGCCAACAACATATTTAGATATTTTTTATCAAATCGAATTAATGGAGCTAGTGAAGAAATTAAACAAAGAAAATTCGTTAACAATTGTCATGGTGTTGCATGATATTAATCAAGCAATAAAATATAGTGACCATATAATTTTGATGAAAGACGGAAAAATTTTATATGAAGGCACACCTATAGAAACAGTAACAGCGGAACGTATGAAAGAAGTATATGGTGTAGAAGTCATTATTCAAAAGCATGAAAGTGTTGGTACGTATATGATGCCAGTAAGAATTTAG